Proteins from one Paraburkholderia sp. BL10I2N1 genomic window:
- a CDS encoding GAF domain-containing protein: MFQGTVSTELPKRDFYDELAAQAHALLAGETNLVANAANLSALLYHTMPDLNWAGFYFLVDGELVVGPFQGKPACVRIAMGRGVCGLAAQTRRSQLVPDVHAFADHIACDAASRSELVVPLLMPDGTLLGVLDLDSPLPARFTEEDCDGVEAIASVFIATLASSDTVS; the protein is encoded by the coding sequence ATGTTCCAGGGAACTGTCTCCACCGAGTTGCCCAAACGCGACTTCTACGACGAACTGGCCGCTCAGGCGCACGCGCTGCTCGCCGGCGAGACCAATCTCGTCGCCAATGCCGCGAATCTCTCGGCGTTGCTGTATCACACGATGCCGGATCTGAACTGGGCTGGATTCTATTTCCTCGTCGACGGCGAACTCGTGGTCGGCCCGTTTCAAGGCAAGCCCGCCTGCGTGCGCATCGCAATGGGCCGCGGCGTGTGCGGCCTGGCCGCGCAGACGCGCCGCAGCCAGCTCGTGCCCGACGTTCACGCGTTTGCCGATCACATCGCGTGCGATGCTGCGTCCCGCTCGGAACTGGTCGTGCCGCTGCTGATGCCTGATGGCACCCTGCTTGGCGTACTCGACCTCGACAGCCCGCTGCCCGCGCGCTTCACCGAAGAAGACTGCGACGGTGTTGAAGCGATCGCGTCCGTGTTTATCGCGACGCTCGCTTCTTCCGATACCGTTTCGTAA
- a CDS encoding response regulator transcription factor encodes MASLTIRVLLADDHPAMLSGVEHELSVISTIQLMGSAHSSTELIALLDAKPCDVVVSDYAMPAGEYGDGIALFSLIQRRYPSVKLVVLTMLDNPAVLRALVRQGILCIVSKSDAVSHLIPAVHTAYSGGRYYSPRVDEIVQSIDWNRRGRGSTDVLSQRESEVVRLFTSGLTVNEIADRLCRSKKTISSQKSKAMEKLGIDRDVDLLRYAMENGMVSSSERTSGGEPDMPLPEGGMPPGASKS; translated from the coding sequence ATGGCTTCTCTCACGATCCGTGTTCTACTCGCAGACGATCACCCGGCCATGCTCAGCGGTGTCGAACACGAGTTGTCGGTGATCAGCACGATCCAGTTGATGGGCTCTGCGCACAGTTCGACGGAATTGATCGCCCTGCTCGATGCAAAACCGTGCGACGTTGTCGTGTCCGACTACGCGATGCCGGCGGGCGAGTACGGCGACGGCATCGCGCTTTTTTCCCTGATCCAGCGGCGCTATCCGTCTGTCAAGCTCGTAGTGCTTACCATGCTGGACAATCCGGCGGTGCTTCGCGCGCTCGTGAGGCAAGGCATATTGTGCATCGTCAGCAAATCCGATGCTGTCAGCCACCTTATTCCTGCTGTACATACCGCCTATAGCGGTGGCAGATACTACTCACCGAGAGTCGATGAGATCGTTCAGTCGATCGACTGGAATCGTCGTGGCCGCGGCTCGACGGACGTTCTCAGCCAGCGTGAATCTGAAGTTGTGCGCCTGTTTACATCTGGTTTGACTGTCAATGAGATTGCAGACCGGCTGTGTCGTAGCAAGAAGACGATCAGCTCGCAAAAGTCGAAGGCGATGGAAAAGCTCGGCATTGACCGGGACGTCGATCTGCTGCGCTACGCGATGGAGAACGGCATGGTGTCTTCGTCCGAGCGCACGTCAGGCGGCGAACCCGATATGCCTCTGCCGGAGGGGGGCATGCCCCCTGGTGCCTCGAAAAGCTGA
- a CDS encoding response regulator transcription factor — protein sequence MNSFTIRVVLADDHPVILEGVRHGLEKSCTISVIDAVKNSTALIATLDHHPCDVLVSDYVMPGGDYGDGLALFSLISQRYPNLKIVVLSMLESPAVVRSLLDMGIHCILSKADSVEHLTTAVHTAYSNGRYLSPRMATIAASIKPGVRGSAAGSPLTKRELEVVRFFVSGMSVTEIAALLHRSKKTISAQKTTAMVKLGIARDADLVRYGIESGLVSSTISPNNLTVVEGDKIAPQQFHQGILRLSGRW from the coding sequence ATGAACTCATTCACGATCCGCGTAGTTCTCGCTGACGATCATCCTGTGATCCTCGAGGGCGTGCGTCATGGCCTGGAGAAGAGCTGCACGATCTCCGTGATCGACGCTGTAAAAAACTCGACAGCGCTTATTGCAACTCTGGACCATCATCCCTGCGACGTGCTGGTGTCAGACTATGTGATGCCCGGGGGCGACTATGGTGACGGTCTGGCGCTTTTCTCTCTGATTAGCCAGCGTTACCCGAATCTCAAAATCGTAGTGTTGAGCATGTTGGAGAGTCCAGCGGTCGTGCGCTCGCTACTGGATATGGGGATTCATTGCATTCTGAGCAAAGCCGATTCGGTCGAACACCTGACGACGGCCGTTCATACCGCGTACTCGAATGGCCGTTATTTGTCACCGCGGATGGCGACAATCGCCGCATCGATCAAACCTGGCGTCCGGGGCAGCGCGGCTGGCTCCCCGCTAACAAAGCGGGAACTTGAAGTGGTGCGTTTTTTTGTGTCTGGAATGTCGGTTACGGAAATTGCAGCGCTACTGCATCGCAGCAAAAAGACGATCAGCGCGCAAAAGACAACAGCAATGGTCAAACTGGGTATCGCGCGGGACGCCGATCTGGTGCGTTACGGGATCGAGAGCGGACTGGTGTCGTCCACCATATCCCCAAATAATTTAACGGTGGTGGAGGGAGACAAGATTGCCCCCCAGCAGTTTCATCAGGGCATTTTGCGTTTGTCAGGTCGGTGGTAA
- a CDS encoding ATP-binding protein, translating to MPSQIRKSNEQDGALRAPEGEPGDHEPSVLSRYQRTFFYSAGIAISLIIALLTGVLLYSMVNDYIEHRYTDFAVRRTRLQQEFLERETLIRAYVLHSEEIWVAELAAPDWLLDRFAAQHGRLMVQQSPRFGAVMVLGDINQQPPDPEVARYLALARELNYRLGAFAKVQPVGASGYAYTPDHRLIGIFPAPEVGDPLKWNGVESVDELVRRIAPDIGDLADPAVEARLFANRDPVWFPPAADPFGGEPAFRVVMSAFAKGGPFLVVVRNFPVSLLREDLATARHDEASMIIDSAGKVILLDTGPTGGARGLTDRILSAELQATQSTRVTRQYLRGLFIASGPVTSAGWRLVYGFTWRTILVELWPGLVGYTAAMLLVTAFLWTLLLLLDHRIFTPGYVRSQRVFESENLNRTMVAAAPSGFALLSFERGDVLLQNDLMRTCESNTHPDEPPLHIQLHGLFDPAKEAPAWQSDLEMSLRLKDDRVDDLLVSLVRTKYQGHDVLLCSFSDITSLKNTERKLNEARAAADAANQAKSAFLAMMSHEIRTPLNAILGNLELLGRSPLSASQSERLQVITSSSTALLGIINDILDFSKVESGQMTLETIRFDLGDTIRQVAAIFAPMAREKGLEFECFIDDSLAPHYLGDPTKIRQIAVNLVSNAIKFTSTGEVLLEVYLKDDTVDDSPVIIGVIDTGIGMTPAQQEKLFHAFTQADSTINRRYGGTGLGLALCRRLTELMGGTILVRSEPDVGSTFVVTLPIRTDTGAPADHAGEEPVGPESVLNDAQAVRVLIVDDQTSNRELLAAQLATLGYEANVADSGSAALRCFNERHYDAVMTDLNMPGMDGYTLAQCLRAQKAIAPIIAITAHAAAEERARCESAGIDAVLVKPALLDTIDQTLRRLVNEAGRRPVSSVSTRQDIAQGPLPERVYVALTRSLGESLATLHEALNSGDMKTMLDHLHSVRGSFAMIHETEMASACEQMEQLARSNDPAGLSEALARFEPLAWIALARRATDAQIDT from the coding sequence ATGCCATCGCAGATCAGGAAATCCAATGAGCAAGACGGTGCGCTTCGGGCGCCCGAAGGCGAGCCGGGAGATCACGAGCCCAGTGTTCTGAGTCGCTATCAGCGCACGTTTTTCTACAGCGCTGGCATTGCGATTTCGTTGATCATCGCGCTGCTTACCGGCGTTTTGCTGTATTCGATGGTCAACGACTACATCGAGCACCGCTACACCGACTTCGCCGTCCGGAGGACGCGCCTGCAACAGGAGTTCCTCGAACGCGAAACCCTGATACGGGCTTATGTTCTGCACTCGGAAGAGATCTGGGTTGCTGAACTCGCCGCGCCAGACTGGCTTCTCGACAGGTTTGCCGCACAACATGGACGTTTGATGGTGCAACAGAGCCCGAGGTTCGGCGCGGTGATGGTATTGGGCGATATTAACCAGCAGCCGCCTGACCCGGAAGTTGCCCGGTATCTGGCGCTTGCGCGCGAGCTGAACTACCGCCTTGGCGCCTTCGCCAAGGTACAGCCCGTTGGTGCTTCAGGATATGCGTATACGCCTGATCATCGGCTCATTGGCATCTTTCCGGCCCCAGAGGTCGGCGACCCGCTCAAATGGAATGGTGTGGAGAGTGTCGATGAGCTCGTCCGCCGCATCGCGCCCGACATTGGCGATCTGGCCGACCCGGCAGTTGAGGCCAGATTGTTTGCCAACCGTGATCCAGTGTGGTTCCCGCCGGCTGCGGATCCGTTTGGCGGGGAACCCGCGTTCAGAGTGGTGATGTCCGCGTTTGCGAAGGGAGGGCCATTTCTCGTCGTAGTTCGCAACTTTCCCGTGAGTTTGCTGCGCGAAGACCTTGCCACGGCACGCCATGACGAAGCCTCAATGATCATCGACTCCGCAGGCAAGGTGATCCTCCTTGACACTGGCCCGACGGGCGGCGCCCGCGGGCTAACAGACCGGATTCTCAGTGCGGAACTGCAGGCCACGCAATCCACGAGAGTGACTCGCCAGTATCTGAGGGGTCTCTTCATTGCCAGTGGTCCAGTGACGAGCGCGGGCTGGAGGCTCGTCTACGGCTTTACGTGGCGCACGATTCTGGTCGAACTTTGGCCGGGCCTCGTGGGCTACACGGCGGCGATGCTGCTCGTGACAGCTTTCTTGTGGACACTCCTGCTGCTGCTCGATCACCGGATATTCACCCCGGGCTATGTGCGCTCGCAGCGGGTTTTCGAAAGCGAGAACCTGAACCGCACCATGGTCGCCGCGGCGCCGTCCGGATTTGCACTGCTATCGTTCGAGCGCGGCGACGTGCTGCTGCAGAACGATTTGATGCGAACCTGCGAGTCGAACACACACCCGGACGAGCCGCCATTGCATATCCAGTTGCATGGCCTCTTCGACCCCGCCAAAGAGGCACCCGCGTGGCAGTCCGATCTCGAGATGTCCCTCAGACTGAAGGACGATCGCGTCGACGACCTGTTGGTCAGTCTGGTTCGAACGAAATACCAGGGGCATGACGTGCTGCTATGCAGCTTCTCCGACATCACTTCCCTCAAGAACACCGAACGAAAGCTCAATGAAGCGCGTGCAGCAGCCGATGCGGCCAATCAGGCGAAGTCGGCTTTCCTGGCCATGATGAGCCACGAAATACGCACGCCGCTCAATGCGATTCTGGGTAATCTCGAACTGCTTGGCCGTTCGCCGTTGTCGGCGTCGCAGAGCGAGCGGTTGCAGGTCATCACGTCTTCGTCTACCGCGCTGCTTGGCATCATTAACGACATTCTCGACTTCTCGAAGGTCGAGTCTGGCCAGATGACCCTCGAGACAATCCGCTTTGATCTCGGCGACACGATCCGTCAGGTCGCTGCGATTTTCGCTCCGATGGCGCGTGAGAAGGGACTCGAATTCGAGTGCTTCATTGACGACTCGCTCGCGCCGCACTACCTTGGCGACCCGACGAAAATCAGGCAGATAGCGGTCAACCTGGTCAGCAACGCTATCAAGTTCACCAGCACTGGCGAAGTGCTGCTCGAGGTATACCTCAAGGACGATACTGTCGATGACTCGCCGGTCATTATCGGCGTGATCGACACGGGTATCGGGATGACGCCTGCCCAGCAGGAGAAGCTGTTTCATGCGTTCACGCAGGCGGATTCGACGATCAACCGGCGCTATGGCGGAACCGGCCTTGGACTTGCGCTGTGCCGGCGTCTAACGGAGCTGATGGGCGGCACGATTCTGGTCAGAAGCGAGCCCGATGTGGGAAGCACCTTCGTCGTGACGCTGCCAATCCGGACTGATACAGGCGCGCCGGCTGATCATGCCGGCGAAGAACCTGTCGGGCCGGAGTCTGTGCTGAACGACGCACAAGCGGTTCGCGTCCTGATCGTCGACGACCAGACTTCGAACCGCGAACTGCTCGCGGCGCAACTCGCGACGCTTGGATACGAAGCAAATGTGGCTGACAGCGGAAGCGCAGCGCTGCGGTGCTTTAACGAGCGGCACTATGACGCGGTCATGACGGATCTCAACATGCCGGGGATGGACGGCTACACCCTGGCGCAATGCCTGCGGGCCCAGAAGGCGATTGCGCCGATCATCGCGATTACGGCCCATGCCGCAGCGGAGGAGCGCGCGCGATGTGAGAGCGCTGGAATCGACGCGGTCCTGGTCAAGCCGGCTCTGCTCGACACGATCGATCAGACCCTGCGTCGGCTGGTCAACGAGGCTGGCAGGCGTCCCGTTAGCAGCGTGTCGACGAGACAGGACATTGCACAGGGTCCGTTGCCCGAGCGGGTGTATGTTGCGCTGACACGCTCGCTCGGGGAATCGCTGGCGACGCTACACGAGGCCCTCAATTCGGGCGACATGAAAACGATGCTTGATCACCTTCACTCGGTGCGTGGCTCATTCGCCATGATTCACGAGACGGAGATGGCGAGCGCCTGCGAGCAGATGGAGCAGCTCGCCAGAAGCAACGACCCCGCCGGGCTGAGTGAGGCGCTGGCCCGCTTCGAGCCGCTTGCCTGGATAGCGCTCGCAAGGCGGGCGACCGATGCGCAGATTGACACGTGA
- a CDS encoding VRR-NUC domain-containing protein codes for MPVLTDSPDPHYYLRNFQRALAWVDERYDDLLDPAEHAFMHAFDSLPLASQALLVRMLMRKGSLFRASRLVYSEIGCPLEAAQPLVARGFVDPDPLLTLDELFSVCTRPELSSMFSGVAARSSIRKADLLAQLRERHGDARRFALWCTQSSDRVLRVAVTPLCDRLRLMFFGNLHQDWSEFVLADLGVFQYETVAFAPSSRAFQQRADIDVYLALHACREALDGWPDDEPLDALLSSVDACSSANIWLETRRARLLFRIGQHCERLQDWATALTVYERCLWPGARHRRIRVLERGGHFEQAFALAGQAVDAPESDEESQRVARMLPRLQRRVGQAVPRPAGARAIARSVLTLPRPSEPVNVEAVARDYLGCVEAPVHYVENALINSLFGLLCWEPVFAAIPGAFFHPFQRGPADLHAPDFHARRAAQFAACLAQLDSTQYRDTILRHYESKAGLQSPFVFWGLLTPELLTLALDCLPAAHLKRWFERLLMDIRSNRSGLPDLIQFWPAERRYELIEVKGPGDRLQDNQIRWLEYCVEHGMPVRVLDVRWADDARAAAPVGALA; via the coding sequence ATGCCCGTGCTGACGGATTCTCCCGATCCTCACTACTACCTGCGCAATTTCCAGCGCGCGCTGGCGTGGGTCGACGAGCGCTACGACGACCTGCTCGATCCGGCCGAACACGCTTTCATGCATGCGTTTGACAGCTTGCCGCTGGCCTCGCAGGCGCTCCTCGTGCGGATGCTGATGCGCAAGGGGTCGCTCTTTCGCGCAAGCAGGCTTGTCTACAGCGAAATAGGTTGCCCGCTGGAGGCTGCGCAGCCGCTCGTCGCGCGCGGCTTCGTCGATCCGGACCCGCTCCTCACGCTCGACGAACTGTTCAGCGTCTGCACCCGGCCCGAACTGTCCAGCATGTTTTCCGGCGTCGCCGCCCGATCCAGCATCCGCAAGGCGGATCTGCTCGCGCAGTTGCGCGAACGGCACGGCGACGCGAGACGTTTCGCGCTCTGGTGCACGCAATCGTCCGACCGTGTGCTTCGGGTGGCCGTCACGCCGTTGTGCGACCGCTTGCGGCTGATGTTTTTCGGCAACCTGCATCAGGACTGGTCGGAGTTCGTGCTTGCGGATCTCGGTGTGTTCCAGTACGAAACGGTGGCATTCGCGCCGTCGTCGCGGGCGTTTCAGCAGCGCGCGGATATCGATGTCTATCTTGCGCTGCACGCATGCCGTGAAGCGCTCGATGGCTGGCCGGATGACGAACCGCTGGATGCGCTGCTGTCGTCCGTCGATGCCTGTTCCAGCGCGAACATCTGGCTCGAGACGCGCCGCGCCAGGCTGCTGTTCCGCATCGGCCAGCATTGCGAGCGTCTGCAGGACTGGGCGACTGCGCTGACGGTCTACGAACGGTGCCTGTGGCCGGGAGCCCGTCACCGGCGCATACGGGTGCTCGAGCGCGGCGGCCACTTCGAGCAGGCGTTCGCGCTTGCGGGGCAGGCTGTTGATGCGCCCGAGAGCGATGAGGAAAGCCAGCGCGTGGCGCGCATGCTGCCACGGCTGCAACGGAGGGTCGGGCAGGCGGTTCCGCGTCCGGCCGGGGCGCGCGCTATTGCGCGCAGCGTGCTCACGCTTCCTCGCCCCTCGGAACCCGTCAACGTCGAAGCGGTGGCGCGCGATTATCTGGGGTGCGTCGAGGCGCCGGTTCACTACGTCGAAAACGCGCTGATCAATTCGCTGTTCGGTCTGCTGTGCTGGGAGCCGGTTTTTGCGGCGATCCCCGGCGCCTTTTTTCACCCATTCCAGCGCGGTCCGGCGGATCTGCACGCGCCCGACTTCCACGCGCGCCGCGCCGCGCAATTCGCCGCCTGCCTCGCCCAGCTCGACAGTACGCAATATCGCGACACTATCCTGCGTCACTACGAATCCAAGGCTGGTCTGCAGTCGCCGTTCGTCTTCTGGGGGCTGCTCACGCCGGAGCTGCTGACGCTCGCGCTCGACTGTCTGCCTGCCGCGCATCTGAAGCGCTGGTTTGAACGGCTGCTCATGGACATCAGAAGCAACCGTTCGGGCCTGCCGGATCTCATCCAGTTCTGGCCTGCCGAGCGACGGTACGAACTGATCGAGGTGAAAGGTCCTGGCGACCGTCTTCAGGACAACCAGATCCGCTGGCTGGAATACTGCGTCGAGCACGGTATGCCGGTGCGCGTGCTCGACGTGCGCTGGGCCGACGACGCACGCGCCGCCGCTCCGGTGGGGGCTTTGGCGTGA
- a CDS encoding amino acid ABC transporter substrate-binding protein: protein MKSIRSMLLIGLLQAAFVTSAFAADGLAQIKAAGAFKIGTEGTYAPFTFHDASNQLTGFDVEIGREIAKRLGVKADFIEGKWDGLIAGLDSNRYDAVINEVAVTDARKAKYDFSDPYITSHAALIVRSDNNTIKGFDDLKGKKSANTLTSNFGKIATAHGAEVVPVQGFNESIDLLTSGRVDATVNDSLSFLDFKKHKPDAKVKIVALDTSSDSDRSAVLIRKGNPELQAAINKALADMKADGTYDKISNKYFGKDVSQ from the coding sequence ATGAAATCGATTCGATCCATGCTGTTGATTGGCCTGCTGCAGGCTGCCTTCGTAACCTCGGCATTCGCCGCCGATGGCCTCGCGCAGATCAAGGCCGCCGGGGCCTTCAAGATCGGCACGGAAGGCACGTACGCGCCGTTCACGTTTCACGATGCATCGAACCAGCTGACCGGCTTCGACGTCGAGATCGGCCGCGAAATCGCGAAGCGTCTCGGCGTGAAGGCCGACTTCATCGAAGGCAAGTGGGACGGCCTGATTGCCGGCCTCGACTCGAACCGCTACGATGCCGTGATCAACGAAGTGGCGGTCACCGACGCGCGCAAGGCCAAGTACGATTTCTCGGATCCGTACATCACGTCGCACGCGGCCTTGATCGTGCGTTCGGACAACAACACGATCAAGGGCTTCGACGACCTGAAGGGCAAGAAATCGGCCAACACGCTGACGAGCAACTTCGGCAAGATTGCCACGGCGCATGGCGCGGAAGTCGTGCCGGTGCAGGGCTTCAACGAATCGATCGATTTGCTGACCTCGGGCCGCGTCGATGCGACGGTCAACGATTCGCTGTCGTTCCTCGATTTCAAGAAGCACAAGCCTGATGCGAAAGTGAAGATCGTCGCGCTTGACACCTCCAGCGACAGCGACAGGTCGGCGGTGCTCATTCGCAAGGGCAATCCGGAGTTGCAGGCTGCCATCAACAAGGCGCTCGCCGACATGAAGGCCGACGGCACCTATGACAAGATCTCGAACAAGTACTTCGGTAAAGACGTTTCGCAGTAA
- a CDS encoding ABC transporter permease subunit (The N-terminal region of this protein, as described by TIGR01726, is a three transmembrane segment that identifies a subfamily of ABC transporter permease subunits, which specificities that include histidine, arginine, glutamine, glutamate, L-cystine (sic), the opines (in Agrobacterium) octopine and nopaline, etc.), which translates to MPAWLHLMVESLGPLLYAGLVFTVPLTIVSFVLGLALAFVVALIRLFGPAWSVAIVRFYVWLIRGSPLLVQLFVIFYGLPSVGIVLDPLTAAIIGFSLNVGAYNSEVIRGVIESIPKGQWEAAYSMGMTRGQALRRAILPQAARVALPPLANSFIALVKDTSLAAVLTVPEIFQAAQRIASVTYEPLILYTEAALIYLVFSSVLSSAQVRLEKRFGRHALFTGGT; encoded by the coding sequence ATGCCGGCCTGGCTGCATTTGATGGTTGAGTCGCTGGGGCCCCTGCTGTACGCGGGGCTGGTTTTCACCGTCCCGCTCACTATCGTTTCATTCGTGCTGGGTCTCGCGCTGGCGTTCGTCGTCGCGTTGATCCGGCTGTTCGGGCCCGCGTGGTCCGTGGCGATCGTGCGCTTCTATGTCTGGCTGATTCGCGGCTCGCCGCTGCTTGTGCAGCTGTTCGTGATCTTCTATGGCTTGCCGAGCGTCGGGATCGTGCTCGACCCGTTGACGGCGGCCATCATCGGCTTTTCGCTGAACGTCGGCGCCTACAATTCCGAGGTGATCCGCGGCGTGATCGAATCGATCCCGAAAGGCCAGTGGGAAGCCGCCTATTCGATGGGGATGACGCGCGGCCAGGCGTTGCGTCGCGCGATCCTGCCGCAGGCGGCGCGCGTGGCGTTGCCACCGCTCGCGAATTCGTTCATCGCGCTGGTGAAGGACACGTCGCTCGCGGCCGTGCTGACCGTGCCGGAAATCTTCCAGGCGGCGCAGCGCATCGCCTCGGTGACCTACGAGCCGTTGATCCTGTATACCGAAGCCGCGTTGATCTATCTGGTGTTCAGTTCGGTGCTGTCGTCGGCGCAGGTGCGGCTCGAGAAACGCTTTGGCCGCCACGCACTTTTCACGGGCGGAACCTGA
- a CDS encoding methyltransferase: protein MPDTNALAAAVANPQRTDKASARDVYRHPRETLQFFAVEPSQTVLEIAPGGGWYTDILAPYLHDHGTLYEAQYQSPSPAAAQEEKADREAFKRKLAATPAIFGNVVDGTLHAGQFSGFPSNGNIDRVLTFRNIHNWIEDGQLDANLRAFYAALKPGGVLGVEEHRAPPGTPVQKMIETGYVTEAYVIERVQAAGFVLAGRSEVNSNPRDSKDYPNGVWSLPPTYRGGDVDRSRYAAIGESDRMTLKFVKPLN from the coding sequence ATGCCAGACACCAACGCGCTGGCCGCTGCGGTGGCGAACCCCCAACGCACCGACAAGGCGAGCGCGCGCGACGTCTACCGCCATCCACGGGAGACGCTCCAGTTTTTCGCAGTCGAGCCTTCGCAAACCGTGCTCGAAATCGCGCCGGGCGGCGGCTGGTATACGGACATCCTCGCGCCCTACCTGCATGACCACGGCACGCTGTACGAAGCGCAATATCAAAGCCCGTCGCCGGCGGCCGCACAAGAAGAAAAGGCCGATCGCGAGGCGTTCAAACGCAAGCTCGCGGCAACGCCAGCGATCTTCGGTAACGTGGTTGACGGCACGCTGCATGCCGGTCAATTCAGCGGCTTTCCGTCGAATGGCAACATCGACCGCGTGCTCACGTTCCGCAACATCCACAACTGGATCGAGGACGGCCAGCTCGACGCCAACCTGCGCGCCTTCTACGCGGCGCTCAAGCCGGGTGGTGTGCTGGGTGTCGAGGAGCATCGCGCGCCGCCGGGCACGCCGGTGCAAAAGATGATCGAGACCGGCTACGTCACCGAGGCCTACGTGATCGAACGCGTACAGGCCGCCGGCTTCGTGCTCGCCGGACGCAGCGAAGTGAACAGCAATCCACGCGACAGCAAGGATTACCCGAACGGCGTCTGGTCGCTACCGCCAACGTACCGCGGTGGCGACGTGGACCGCTCACGTTATGCCGCGATCGGCGAGTCCGACCGGATGACGCTGAAGTTCGTGAAGCCGTTGAATTAA
- a CDS encoding amino acid ABC transporter ATP-binding protein, with protein MIKLQKIEKYFGDHRVLDSIDLSLAPGNVTALIGPSGSGKSTLLRCVNLLEIPEAGALELGDQRIEFTRSVKPSRDAVLAIRRRTGMVFQNFQLFPHRTVIENVMEGLITVLKWDRERARQRAHELLTKVGIAHKADAWPSTLSGGQQQRVAIARALAPSPEVLLCDEPTSALDPGLAAEVVDVLRQLAKEGMTMLMATHDLRLAASIARDVVFLNNGAVVEAGSARNIFTRPKRPETATFVSTLTQTLPDDWED; from the coding sequence ATGATCAAGCTACAGAAAATCGAAAAGTACTTCGGCGATCATCGTGTGCTCGATTCGATCGATCTGTCGCTCGCGCCGGGCAATGTCACCGCGTTGATCGGTCCGTCGGGCAGCGGCAAGAGTACGCTGCTGCGCTGTGTGAATCTGCTTGAAATTCCCGAGGCGGGCGCACTCGAACTCGGCGACCAACGGATCGAATTCACTCGCTCTGTAAAGCCCTCGCGCGATGCCGTGCTAGCCATCCGGCGCCGCACCGGGATGGTGTTCCAGAATTTCCAGCTGTTTCCGCATCGCACGGTGATCGAGAACGTGATGGAAGGTCTGATTACTGTCCTGAAGTGGGACCGGGAGCGGGCCCGTCAGCGGGCGCATGAGTTGCTGACCAAGGTCGGCATTGCGCACAAGGCAGATGCCTGGCCTTCGACGCTCTCCGGTGGCCAGCAGCAGCGCGTGGCGATCGCGCGGGCGCTGGCGCCCTCACCGGAGGTGCTGTTGTGCGACGAGCCCACTTCGGCGCTCGATCCGGGACTCGCGGCGGAAGTGGTCGATGTACTGCGGCAACTCGCGAAGGAAGGCATGACCATGCTAATGGCCACGCATGATCTGCGGCTGGCGGCATCGATTGCGCGCGACGTGGTGTTCCTGAACAACGGCGCGGTGGTGGAGGCCGGTTCGGCGCGCAATATTTTCACCCGTCCGAAGCGGCCCGAGACGGCCACCTTCGTTTCGACGCTCACGCAAACGCTGCCGGACGACTGGGAGGATTAG